The proteins below come from a single Thalassoglobus sp. JC818 genomic window:
- a CDS encoding LysR family transcriptional regulator: protein MSLRNTEIFCEIATQRSFSRAASARQISQPAVSQALQQLEDQLGVALIDRSQRPIGLTPAGTVYFERCQKWLDDYREIEDAVTRFSGRLTGRVRVASIYSVGLLQMADYVRKFRSEYPDVELSLDYVQPDEVYNRVLRDEVELGIVSFPKDGGDIGCLPWIDQEMVLAVAPEHPIADRESIRLTDLQGLDLVAFTHDLMIRRATEKLLRKSNVTMHVVHQFDNLETVKRAVEINLGVALLPLATLRRELEFETLRAIPLSDCTFVRPLGIVHKRHKHLSRAAEKFVELLHEESPEHEPVSPFSTATSSSSA, encoded by the coding sequence GTGAGTCTTCGGAATACCGAAATATTCTGTGAAATCGCAACGCAGCGCAGCTTTTCCCGGGCTGCGTCGGCGCGTCAAATTTCACAGCCGGCGGTGAGTCAGGCTCTCCAACAACTCGAAGACCAACTCGGCGTCGCTTTGATCGATCGATCGCAACGTCCGATCGGATTGACACCTGCTGGAACTGTTTATTTTGAACGATGCCAGAAATGGCTGGACGACTACCGGGAAATTGAAGACGCGGTCACACGATTCAGCGGTCGACTAACGGGTCGGGTTCGAGTCGCCTCGATTTATTCCGTCGGTCTGCTGCAAATGGCAGACTATGTGAGAAAGTTTCGCAGCGAATATCCCGATGTCGAATTGAGTCTGGACTACGTTCAACCCGACGAAGTTTACAATCGCGTGCTTCGGGATGAAGTGGAGCTCGGGATTGTTTCCTTCCCCAAAGATGGCGGGGACATTGGCTGCCTTCCGTGGATTGATCAGGAAATGGTTCTGGCAGTTGCTCCAGAACATCCGATTGCCGATCGGGAGTCGATCCGATTGACGGATCTCCAAGGACTCGATTTAGTTGCGTTCACACATGATTTGATGATCCGACGTGCCACTGAGAAATTACTGAGAAAATCGAACGTGACCATGCACGTCGTTCATCAGTTCGATAACCTTGAGACCGTCAAGCGGGCAGTCGAAATCAATTTGGGTGTGGCACTGTTACCGTTGGCCACACTTCGACGTGAACTGGAATTTGAAACTTTGCGTGCGATCCCTCTTTCAGACTGCACATTCGTGCGTCCCTTGGGAATTGTTCATAAACGTCACAAACACCTGTCTCGTGCTGCCGAGAAGTTCGTGGAGTTGCTTCACGAAGAGTCTCCTGAAC